AGTTTTTGTGAGCATTTCCACACACTAGAGAGTTTTATTGTCCGCTGAATGTAAGCTTGATTAACTTAAAGAGGTGAATTCGCTGAGCACTGATGAATgccgaattttgttttttgtgttgtCTCTGTCAAATGGTGAACTACTCATATATCTTGATGCACCTTAGCATTGTCGATTGTAACAATGCTACTAGCTGTTGGATCATGCTGTTGTAGTCAGCCGTAGTTTTTGCATTTTCTACAACCATGAAGTGGTAGAAGGTTGTGGTTAGGAATTCATTTTTTATGGTATATATGAGTCATTCGTTGATTACCTATAAAGTTTTTTGGAATGGCTACAGCTATTAAGTTGTTTGGAGGTGAAAGGTGGAGTATTTGGGATGTAAGTTTAGCAGAAGGCTGAGTCTGCTCCAATCAGAGGTCGAAGTAAGAAGTTATATTATATCACAAAATAAACTAACATCTAAGAAATAACGGAGATAGTCCATTAGATTTTAGCAGTGCTGTCGAAATAGTGTTTTGTCACAAAATAAAACTATGTTTTATCTATTGTTGGGCAAAAAAATAGTTGATATACAAGAATAAAACcagctttttcttttttttgagagaaatagaACCAGTTTATTAGAGATGAGAAACGACCGACAAATGAAAAGTACTAGAACCCTAACGATGTTGCAAACCAAGCTTCAATTTCCATACTCTTATTTAGTGTTTGACACCtcttaaatatttttggttGGGATAACTTATTAGAAAcccaaaaaaacattaacagTGTGTTTGGTGGAAGAGAaataagaaagagagaaagaggggaGAGAGAAGTTGGGGAGAGAGGGACAATTTCTCCGGTTCGGTTAAGAAGACCCGCGCCTTTATCATTTCTCCATAAGTGAAGAAACAGAGCGGAGatgtaatttttgtttagttttccACTTTTCCCCATTTTATATGTTAGGCGCAGAGCTACTATTATTTACTtgtttttacacaaacaaaaagaaaatgctaGTATACAGCACCAAAAAAATTTACTTCTTTTCAAGTTATTTTTGCTGTTGTAGCAGCAGGTCAGGAAACTAGAAAGCAATTAATTTAATGGATTAGAATGAACAACATGCATCTTTCTCTTTGTTCGAATTAATCTAGTCCaaatgaaaactttttttttttttatggaaatccAAATGAAACTTTTGGAATTCACTAATTAGTTAActaataatttagtttaattgaaTGACTATGTAAACAAGAATTAATTTAATagctaaatttaaatattttaaagtattaattaagtaaataatttattcaatttctatgtaaaaaatgtattttaattaatttttggttaaattgaaataaaataaaactacatttgtgtttatatgaaattaaattcaGATATAATATCGTATATTAACATTTCTAGTATAAGGATGTTTTagtctttttaaaaattaaacacacttctttcttttctatttctcttctttctcacttatatcaaataatatctcaaatctactctatttctcatcaatttctctcttctcttactctttcttacctctttctctcttcacatTTTCTTCACACAACCAAACATATCCTAAGAGATGTTAGTTTATTTGGAGATAGTAGAGTTTAATTGGTTTGATATGGGTCATCATATGGCAAGGGGACACGTATGAATAAATGTGTTGATATAAGATGATAATTAGGAGAAAGAATAACTTTTCTTAGTTCTTACTTCCGTCATTTCTAAATAATTAACATGTTTTTGGAAGTGTATTTTTCACTagataaattttgtattttgagatTGCTTTTTAGCTGCACAAAATTCACGTTTTTGAATGTGTACATGGAAGTGATATTGAAGGTGTGAAAATCTCGTCTGTTAAAAAAATGCTAGTCTGGAGTCAAggtttgtttttagtttttctacCATTGGACTTCCATACGACGTCTTCTGAGAAAGTTCACTGTTCTTTGCTACGTGAAAGAAATCACATAAGAGAAAATAATCAATAGTTATGAGTACTTATGTTGGAATTTATTTACAACCTCTCAAGGAGGGGATGAATTCTCCCAAgtgaaattttcttaaattttctcAATTGTTACATCTATACATTatacaaaagagagaaaagagatataataatattataaagaaaataagataTTGAGTGTGTGGTTGAGATGTAACAATCGAGTAAAATGGAGAATTTCACTTATGAGAATTAGATCTATACCTATGCTTCGGAAACCTTCTTTCCAAGAGCTTAAGTTTTTGtatttgcttttctttttttgttcttgatagattagctttgtaacaaaaaatattagtatcGGGGAGAATCAAACATGAAACATTATAAAGTAGCACACTCTTAAGTCTCAGGTCAATAGTATATGGCAACTCAAGTGGGTTTAAAGacttgattaaataaataactaactacacataaaattaatgtaaataaTACTATTTGAATAAGCAATTAGATCTTGAGATTTAATTGTGGCAGTCATGGTCATGAAGAAACATGAACGTGACTTTGTTCACCCACGCGTCAACATATCCCTTCCCACACCCTACCTTAATTATTTGTCCCCACCATCTTCCGTGATTATTGCACGTATACATATACAATACCTACCATATCAATTCTGAGCCCACATGTATGTCTGAATCTATATCGAACAAATTGGTAAGAACTACTCAGAAGTTGTAGCAGTAGTAATTTTCCATTATGGATTCTACTTACTCACAACACAATCTTGGGGGACTTTAAGACATGTCCTAGGGCCAACCTTTGGCGGTGGCGTATCTAGGAGTTTGGATTATGTCTATACattattttccctaaaaaaaaaaaagtctatagactatttaattttttatttgatcagaTTTTATTTGCAAAGTCTAGTTCTATTTAAACTATTCTCACCTAAATTAATTAGGCACAATAAGTAGCATTATGAGATTGAGAAGGATGCTTGGTGATAAAAAATGGGAATACTCAAAAAATGATACCGATGTTTGGATATGAGCATATGCTGCTGCTACAAAAGCATGGGTCAAAATAAATAGGTTTTTTCACAACATGCCACGCGGTGGATCATATATGCTAGAGATTGCAAGACCACAAAGTGAAAAATACAAGTAATGTTTTTCAAAaggacataatttttttctttttataagggAAGTAGAtagattaattttcaaatttttttctgaactttgttattattttttctttcttaattgtatttttggccccctatctttttaaaagttatgaTTTTAACCTCTAACTaactaaaatacaaaacaacctcttatatattggatctttggcagttttgccccaaggccacttttgagttagtcttcgctgacgtggcacccacatcccTTAAGTGAGATGCCGCGTGTCGACcattgtgggtgccacgtcagcgaatactaagtcaaaagtggccttaggggccaaaactgccaaagatccaatacataggggactgttttgtattttaattaggtatggggccaaaatcgcaacttttgaaaagataggaggccaaaagtgcaattaaagctattttttcttaataacaaAACCTTGTTTACTCTTGTTTCCCTTTGTCATGGAATGGATGAGTAAGCTAATGTGCACAAAAAATTGTCATGTTTATCATAAACTTGCAAATAGCTAAAGTTTTcgtcttttattatttttagttcaTTTGCTCCTGCTCATTATGAATGGTTCTGGTTGTTTGAGATACAGTGCCAGACAAGTGCAGTGCTTGTAACCTTGTATGCATGTATGTACTCCATATAAACCTGCCCCATATTTTGATCCATTGAACTTTGGTTATTGTCGGTGCACTTCAAACAAGTAATTTTCGTTTTTAAGGCTTAAGCTTCGTCTTAGAAGCTCATTTAAGTAAAAAGTGCTTAATCAGAAAACCGTTGCAACAATTTgagaaatttaaaaagaaagaaataatatgGTTTTCAATGACAGAAATTGTTCAATTCCGCTGATGGTGATAAAATTAAGTCATTAATTTTCATGTGATTTAAGGAGAAATTCGTCAGTCTTCCCTTCAAttatcatggttggtggctCAGTCCATTTACTATCCTAGACATTGACTAATTGTTAGttatttcttgttttatttaCGTGGTTTGGTGTGTGCCTTGTAATTATTGTTCCGACTCTGTTTGTATTTTGGTGTTTCTTCCTTAGCACACCTTGTGTTACGAAGACCTTTTTGATAtggtaatatattttattttagcctCTTTAAAAAAgattagagtaaattacacttctctcccctcaaagatgcttgaattacaccgttctcccctcttatgttaaaatatacactcttctcctctcttattcaaaatatattataaaatatttcactctcctcccctaagagaagcttgaattacattcctcttccctcttatgttaaaatctacactttaatccctcaatattttttcttatttctaataatctaggaAAAAAAGTCTAACAtactttagaaagaaaaaaaacattacaagtctattttaatataatcaaaatttgaatacatgtTTTTCACTATTATTTATTGACAATTTCATTAATATATAGCTTTAAACcctaatataaaatatgaaacaacccaaaataaaattaaaatatgtgaaaatttaCTATAGACAataaagtatggttatttacaatttaattttataatataaaatataaaattaatagcaaaatatttaaatttaattatcattgacatttaaattataaagaaatgattttttttttcctcaaatggtggttcaaaattagtatatatcataatcatatttatttaagttaaaatagattaaagtggaGTGCACATTTAATTAAGGGAGGAgtttgtaattcaaacatcttataagggaggggagtataaatttttcttttcaggGGAGGGGAGTCTATATTTTAACACAAGAGGAAAGAGGTgtttaattcaagcatctttaaaGGGAGGGgatgtaatttactcaaaatatTACTATGTAtgtactattaattttttttttttggttacatatgTACTATTAATGTCAAACAAATTAATTAGATAAGCatgtaataatattattttatcctAGATAATAGTTACATTAAATTTTAAGTATATTTATTACAGCAGtttaaaaatttgaagttcAGATTTTGGTTTTGTCCTTTTTCGTTGTTCATAAAGCCACATCTAAAAAGTGTGGCAGTTGGTTTACCTGCCTTCCATATTATATACCAGTTGAGTGTCGGTACTCGGGGACTCATAGATTAGTCATTAGTGGAccattttatagtttttttttttcctttttcaatattagttcatcataaaatatttattgaggctgatattattcttattttagGTGAAGCTCGTATTATtcgtttaaattaaaaaagatttatatcttttttaggcgaggcttatatttttttttatttctcaataTACACACATTGAtatttagggaaatgttaacccgGAGCACcggttaagaaaataaatacagtagtttttgtattgaaaattgtgtaattaacttttcaaaagtcaaaaaagttttatttttaatttaaattttcattttttagatttCTTAACGCGTGCCCCAAGACATCGGTTAACAGGGCTctaatatttatagagaaataaaataaacaattaactatgaatattatattaatctgtgtatttttttttatcaaagcagaaaaatattaatgatcAATCTGTATAGAATTGTACCCAAATCTTATAAACAATTTTAGTTCGAACCTTCTGGATGAAAATATATGGTTTAAATAGGATATCTCATTGTAGGTGACCAACTAGATTATCCCACAAAAATTAGTTATCAAAGTTGATGAATATTTTGCAACAATAACATGTTTCAAAAAGTTATGTAATTAAGATATAATAATTATCAGGGGAGTTACGCGATCCCTTTGGTTAAGATATAGTAATTAGTTATTAGGTTTGTATTTGGTGCATCCCTTTGAGTTACGCGATCACCACATACATTTTTGTTATATGGCGGGACTCCCTAAATGTATTCATGCTTTCTTGCAAGGTATCTGGTATTCTTGTGTTTGGGTTATTTGGAAGAATCGGAACATATGTTTTTTTCAAAACGAGCCTTCCGATATTCACGGTTTACTTGACAAAGTTAAGCGCTATTCATTTTTATGGATGAAAGCCAAGTGTAAATCTTGTAGTTATAGCTGGGTTGATTGGTGGACACATCCGCTTCTTTGTATGGGTGttcctctttgaattattttgttttttggtagGGTGGTGTTTGTGTTCAGGTACTttgtacttataatttttttccggTAATCCACTCTGTGCACACCTTGTGCAGGGTGTATTGTCGGCGttattaatatatctcattttagcttgtgaaaaaaaataattatcaggGGAGTTAAGACATAATTTAGAAGTTAATTCAATTTAGAGTTTTATTTGTGCAATCATTGTGGACAATTAGATACCTAGTCATAGTTCACTTCTCTTAGTAGATCGTATTTATATAGACTACCCTTGCACAATTGTAGATAGTTTagttacttgaaaaaaaaaatttgtaagtGGTATTCTACAAACTAACTTTTACTCCactaataaatttgtttatgcACTAATTTTCATTAGCTATTGAGTTAATTATTGGTAATTGGTCATAATTTTGAAGAaaccaaaacattatttatgttttttttatgaatcgaACTCATTATCCAGAACAATTTGTTTTCTATTGGAGTTTATTAACCACTTCAACTCAATTGTTTAGTTAATAAAGTACGTGTTAGATAAGAGTTTGACTTCAATAAAAGGACGGTGTTTAAATCGTATTTAAAAAACCATTGTAAATTGGTTATTAATAATTCagttaatattaattttcatttctttacTTTATATAGTAAAAGTTAGACTCTATGATTTATGCtattctttaaaaagaaaaatcataattaGCATAGGACTATTTTTGTAATTgtattcataaaagaaaaattaagcaAACTGACAGTTTAttatttgcttctttttttttttttttagaaatgatatttatacaaccattttCTTACAACTTTTGGGATaaccttctctctcatacaTTTATTATGCTCTTGctttctctctattgctttagTTTTCGTATCAACATACATTTCTTTCTATATTCTTGATTATCccataaattatacaaaaaaaacataCCTCTTTTTACACCTCAAAATAATTTAGAAGTGGGATTGCTTTAACTTCACTACTTTAGTTGATTAGGTATAGAATATCTATCCCACCCTAAAAAAAAGGTCTAGAATAATAATTACaattttcaaaagaattttctttttctttcaaatcttcaaatttattttcctcACTTGTAATTTCCTTTGACAAACTTCCTTTTCACTTTTCATGGTCCAACAACTTCCCATTAAAGAGATGCACTTTTGCCTTTCCTCTTAAGTCTTaccactcactcactcactatAACAAAATAATTCCCATACACATTGATAGTGTGGTAAGTGTATCTAACAGAAACTAAGAGATTGAATATCAATGATGAAGCATTTTGCTTGGTTATTTCTTTTGGCCATTTTGGTCCATCAAGAGTGTTTCAATATCAATGTAGAAGCTGCTGGTGATGGTTTTGTCAGAACAAGAGGCATTCACTTTATGTTAAATGGAAATCCTTACTATGCAAATGGCTTTAATGCTTACTGGTTAATGTATACAGCTTCTGATCCATCTCAGAGATTCAAGGTTTCTAATGCTTTCCGTGAAGCAACTAGTCATGGACTTACTGTTGCTAGAACTTGGGCTTTCAGTGATGGTGGTTATAGTCCTTTGCAATATTCTCCTGGCTTCTACAATGAACAAATGTTTAAGGTACTTTATCTCATAAATTATTCAAGGTAAAAAAACCTTGaaaatctttcaatttttttttttttttttttttgtattaattgTATAGTTAAAAGGAAAGTGACCCTAGTAATCTAGAGTTCAAACACACTAAATAAAGtctgaccaattattgtttcagttaaaaaaattgaaagttgtaaatttttttggtcTTAAACTTCCGTTTCCGGTCCTCCCCCGGGAAAAAGGGGCGAAAAAAGTTCAATTTAATATGTCATTTGGTAGTTGGATGTATTTTGTTTCTGATtttctatgtttgtttgtttgaaggGATTGGATTTTGTTATATCTGAGGCTAGAAAGCATGGGATTAAGCTGATACTGAGCTTGGTGAACAATTATGAGAGTTTTGGAGGGAAGAAGCAGTATGTGAACTGGGCTAGAAGTAATAATGGACAGTATTTGACATCAGATGATGATTTCTTTAGGAACCCTGTTGTTAaaggtttctacatcaatcatGTTAAGGTCAGTAGAGCCCCTTTTGTcttgtttggtaaaaaatgtATATGGAGATTATCATAAGGATAAAGCATTAGGAAATGAAATTTGCTTCCTTTTATTTTacatacataaatatatgtttgtagGAATGAAAACtcattttgagaatttttaataaaatccgTGACTTTGATTGAGACTGCATCAATGGTGCTATTAATGCAGTCTCAATCACAGTCACAAATTTGCTAGCAATTGGCTGCAATTTAATACTTCACTCTTATTTATGAGTTACCATAATTAATCTTGCTTTTGAAATCTGatgataattatataatatataggaGGATTATAGTTTTGTTGTTAGGATTAGATAATTTGATgtgatttattttcttgcatcTTCCACAGACTGTTCTTAACAGGTACAACAGTTTTACTGGAATTCATTATAAAGATGATCCAACAATCATGGCATGGGAGCTTATGAATGAACCTAGGTGTACATCAGATCCTTCAGGAAGGACTATTCAGGTCAAGTATTATTCTTTTACTTGTTTCTTGCTCTTTCTTGATTCTTCCacccctttttcttttttctttttttctctcttttccttttgaCTTTCCCCCCACTGCTTTTATTCCTCTTATTGATAGATCAAAACCTTGCACCGAAAGTACAGAATTAGCCAAATAAATTACACTTTAATTATTTTACAGATTTAATTATGTACATATTTTACATATGCAATCGATCGATCATAATTGTTAAATCATTTGaaactttgatttttatcaTAACTATTTTTAAAGTCACGTATATGattgattgtgatttgttgactATCTGCGTATCATAACTAAACctattttttaatcttaaacAACTGGTTTCTAGTAGAAAAGTGTCTTATAATCTAAAGTCTTCCCAGTAGAAACTTTTGCGATAGTTTAAATGTGGCTTAATATGATTTAGACAAGTTTCACAAATCACGGGCCTGATTTTAAGGCCATGCCATACTTTCCATGAGCTGACTCTGACTGTTTAACTTTTGATTATAATTTATAGGGTTGGATCACGGAAATGGCTTCTTTAGTGAAGTCCATTGACAGGAATCACTTATTGGAAGCTGGACTTGAAGGGTTTTATGGCCAATCAACACCACAAAGGACCAAATTTAATCCTACTATTAACAACATTGGGACAGACTTCATTGCCAACAATCGCATCCCAGGCATCGATTTTGCAACCGTTCATTGTTATCCCGACCAATGGTAACTAAAAATATAGTAGTGCCAAAATTTGAAAACTcggattttttaatttgtttacaaCGCAATTTTGGGAGCATCCAAAGTTAATAATTCTTTATCACATTAGATTGTGAGCATATTCTAAGATTTAACTGATCAatacaatcaaataaatcattttgaaatttcattaattttagAAACAAATCATTTAACTTCTAACTATGTACATGTTGAGAATCACGATGAGTTTCACGAAATCACGGTATTaccatgattttgttgaagctttaAAGAGTAACTTTTGTTAGAACAACGAACGATAGCTCACCATGATTCTGCCAAATTCATTGTTAGTCCAAATATACATGATTTAATTGGATTAACTTTTCATATGCATCAATTACAATATAACAACTGTTTATTTCATTGCACAAACAGGGTACAAAGTTCAAATGAACAAGATCAGCTATCATTTTTGAACAACTGGCTTAGTGCTCATTTCCTAGACGCACAATATGCACTAAAAAAACCAATTCTAGTTGCAGAATTTGGAAAATCATTTAAAGATTCAGGTTTCAGTAGTAACCAGAGAGATCAACTTTTCAATACCGTGTACTACAAGATATATGCGTCTGCGAAAAGAGGCGGTCCTGCGAGTGGAGCATTGTTCTGGCAACTTCTTACAGAAGGAATGGAATCTTTCGACGATGGCTATGGAATATTGCTTGGTCAGAGTACTTCTACCGCTAATGTCATTGCTCAGCAATCTCATAAACTATACCTTATTCGGAAGATTTATGCAAAGATCGCTAATGAACGACGATGGAAAAGAGCTAGATTTAACGGAAGAAGGTCTTCACGCGATGGTGGAAATAGAGGAGGACAAATTGGGTTTTGAAATTGGACTTTGGACTAGTAGTTACTTATTATTTGTGTTGTGTTGGGAAGACATTTACAAAGTATAGGTTTCTCTCTTTGAGATGAATCGGAATGTTTTTACGTCCAAGAGGGTAACTaaattatatatacatgtttTTATCGCCATGTTATGCTTTCGGCTTCACGTTTGTTTATTAGAGAAAGCTGAGGCTGCTTGAGTTTTTCTTTTGCATCTACTTGTGTTTTGGTTATCTAACAAGCACAGTAATGTTGTGTAATAGTACTGTTAGTTTTATTACATGTTTTTCTTGATCTTAATGAGTATTGAGATATTAAAAGATTATAATAACAAAAGCTTTCTTAATTGTGATTTCAAATTATAGTCCGCAACTACAATTGCGGCCACAATATAAAGCATTTTGAGGTCTATGCAACGACATTGCAACTGTAATTTCAATCACTTCATGCCATACTTTCCCGAAATATAAATATTCGTAGCATAACTAGAAACGCAATTTTAAAACATCGACATTATTGTATTGGTCGAAGAAACCAAAAACTTGTTTTAGTTAAATTTAAGTAGTTCTGTAGCTAATGACAAATTCTAACCATAAGGAAACCTAAGCAAAATCCTGcaaatctcaaaacaacaatAACTCTAACCAACAGATAAGATACAAATCATTCAGCACAAAACTGTTCCATAGCCAGTACCACGAAATAGACAAAAAGACCCTAGAGCTGCTCCATAACTTTGTTTTCGTGTTCATGTAGATCATATGATCAATTATAATCGATTCGTACATGACCACATGATAGCATTTGAAAGGAAAGACAATCTTGTTGAAAGCTGCATTTCATTCAGATTTCAGGGTTGTGGAATGGAGTGGGCTGCTTTCTTGTCCTGTTGGACATGGGCCTCATATGTGTGGACTTCACTTTGTGTAGaacttttttctctctattttgagaaaattttatttcataccCCTTAACTTTACTCCTATCCCTACACACACATTTTCTTtgacattttgaaaaaataaatatctccTACCTCACTCCACGAGATTCCAGCAAACTCAAACTTCGTATGAGCAATTGAATTATAGAGCGTTGTGGATTTAGATAATCCATTTTCTTAATATAATTAGTAGATCATATGATTAATTATATAGATTCGTACTCGTACATGATCACATCAAGGTCTACAATTGCGGTTATAGTTACACCGTGATTCTTAATATCGCGTAAAATTTTGAACAAATGAAACCATTACATCCGCAATTGCACTCCAACGTGATAAACACAAAAACCTTGATGTTGCAACAATTGTCTTTTGGACATCATCATAGTTTAAAACCATAATTGTATTATGTTAATGAAGAATACAATAACATCTGTATCCTATGACTATTAGTTGGTTGAtgataaattgattttgatgtgCTTTATACACTACTTTAGATTTGGTCTAAATACTTTATGGACTAAATATTAAAAGTACTGAATGTGTTTTGCATTTGTTGACTTCATAGGGCTTAAATATTGTTAAATTgggtaattttcaaattttatttttac
Above is a genomic segment from Medicago truncatula cultivar Jemalong A17 chromosome 5, MtrunA17r5.0-ANR, whole genome shotgun sequence containing:
- the LOC11426465 gene encoding mannan endo-1,4-beta-mannosidase 7, which translates into the protein MMKHFAWLFLLAILVHQECFNINVEAAGDGFVRTRGIHFMLNGNPYYANGFNAYWLMYTASDPSQRFKVSNAFREATSHGLTVARTWAFSDGGYSPLQYSPGFYNEQMFKGLDFVISEARKHGIKLILSLVNNYESFGGKKQYVNWARSNNGQYLTSDDDFFRNPVVKGFYINHVKTVLNRYNSFTGIHYKDDPTIMAWELMNEPRCTSDPSGRTIQGWITEMASLVKSIDRNHLLEAGLEGFYGQSTPQRTKFNPTINNIGTDFIANNRIPGIDFATVHCYPDQWVQSSNEQDQLSFLNNWLSAHFLDAQYALKKPILVAEFGKSFKDSGFSSNQRDQLFNTVYYKIYASAKRGGPASGALFWQLLTEGMESFDDGYGILLGQSTSTANVIAQQSHKLYLIRKIYAKIANERRWKRARFNGRRSSRDGGNRGGQIGF